In Deltaproteobacteria bacterium, the following are encoded in one genomic region:
- a CDS encoding ABC transporter ATP-binding protein, producing the protein MAPGAISDQVLVLAGVHAGYGRTVVLEDIDLALDRGGRVSIIGRNGVGKTTLLGTVLGYTTLHSGRIELAGRDISNARTYDRVRAGLGLVPQEREVFPSLSVYENLAVARRAGGWTFDQVYELFPQLGSRTTHKGNQLSGGEQQMLAIARALVGNPAVLLMDEPTEGLAPVIIEQLVDAMHTLRAQEGLTIILVEQHTGIALEFSDRTVVMNRGRIVYDGPSANLAGDEALLNSLVGVAGE; encoded by the coding sequence ATGGCCCCCGGGGCGATCTCGGACCAGGTCCTCGTCCTCGCCGGCGTCCATGCCGGGTACGGCCGGACCGTCGTTCTGGAGGACATCGACCTGGCCCTCGACCGCGGCGGACGGGTGAGCATCATCGGCCGTAACGGGGTGGGGAAGACCACGCTCCTGGGAACCGTCCTGGGTTACACGACGCTCCATTCCGGGCGCATCGAGCTGGCGGGGCGTGACATCTCCAACGCCAGAACCTACGACCGTGTGCGCGCCGGCCTGGGTCTGGTGCCCCAGGAACGCGAGGTGTTCCCGTCGCTGAGCGTGTACGAGAACCTGGCGGTGGCGCGCCGCGCCGGCGGTTGGACCTTCGACCAGGTCTACGAGCTGTTCCCGCAACTGGGCTCGCGCACCACCCACAAGGGGAACCAGCTCTCCGGCGGCGAGCAACAGATGCTGGCCATCGCAAGAGCGCTCGTGGGAAACCCCGCGGTGCTGCTCATGGACGAACCCACCGAAGGCTTGGCGCCGGTCATCATCGAGCAACTGGTGGACGCCATGCACACCCTGCGCGCCCAGGAAGGCCTCACCATCATCCTGGTGGAGCAACACACCGGCATCGCCCTGGAGTTCTCCGACCGCACCGTGGTCATGAACCGCGGCCGCATCGTCTACGACGGCCCCAGCGCGAACCTGGCCGGAGATGAAGCGCTGCTCAACTCGCTGGTGGGCGTGGCCGGGGAGTGA